A single region of the Chionomys nivalis chromosome 23, mChiNiv1.1, whole genome shotgun sequence genome encodes:
- the LOC130865134 gene encoding atrophin-1-like, translating to MKTRQNKDSMSMRSGRKKEAPGPREELRSRGRASPGGVSTSGSDGKAEKSRQTAKKVRVEETSTPKASKQGRSEEISESESKETSAPKKTKTEQELPRPQSPSDLDSLDGRSINDDGSSDPRDIDQDNRSTSPSIYSPGSVENDSDSSSGLSQGPARPYHPPPLFPPSPPPPDSTPRQPEPGFEPHPSVTPTGYHAPMEPPTSRLFQGPPPGAPPPHPQLYPGNAGGGVLSGPPMGPKGGAAASSVGTPSGGKQHPPPTTPIPISSSGASGPPPTKPPNAPVGGGNLPSAPPSATFPHVTPNLPPPPALRPLNNASASPPGMGAQPIPGHLPSPHAMGQGMSGLPPGPEKGPTLAPSPHPLPPASSSSAPGPPMRYPYSSSSSSAAASSSSSSSSASQYPASQALPSYPHSFPQPTSMSVSNQPPKYTQPSLPSQAVWSQGPPPPPPYGRLLANNNTHPGPYPPAGGQSTAHPPAPTHHHHQQQQPQPQQQHHPGNSGPPPPGAYPHPLESSSSHHAHPYNMSPSLGSLRPYPPGPAHLPPPHGQVSYSQAGPNGPPVSSSSNASGSSSQASYSCSHPSSSQGSQGASYPFPPVPPVTTSSATLSTVVATVASSPAGYKTASPPGPPQYSKRASSPGSYKTATPPGYKPGSPPSFRTGTPPGFRGTSPPAGPGTFKPGSPTVGPGPLPPAGPSSLSSLPPPPAAPATGPPLTATQIKQEPAEEYEAPESPVPPARSPSPPPKVVDVPSHASQSARFNKHLDRGFNSCARSDLYFVPLEGSKLAKKRADLVEKVRREAEQRAREEKEREKEREREKERELERSVKLAQEGRAPVECPSLGPVPHRPPFEPGSAVATVPPYLGPDTPALRTLSEYARPHVMSPGNRNHPFYVPLGAVDPGLLGYNVPALYSSDPAAREREREALERDLRDRLKPGFEVKPSELEPLHGVPGPGLDPFPRHGGLALQPGPPGLHPFPFHPSLGPLERERLALAAGPALRPDMSYAERLAAERQHAERVAALGNDPLARLQMLNVTPHHHQHSHIHSHLHLHQQDAIHAASASVHPLIDPLASGSHLTRIPYPAGTLPNPLLPHPLHENEVLRHQLFAAPYQDLPASLSAPMSAAHQLQAMHAQSAELQRLALEQQQWLHAHHPLHSVPLPAQEDYYSHLKKESDNRCRTCDPESAHCSFTQTLEDYSTLLPHPHPPRAEERMLPTGRASAAGQREGGKKGQTRLRPRVVCRGGKWQGWGQKVHSILDQVPLPYPLLFFSSMPNPWCHCSSPNPLV from the coding sequence ATGAAGACACGACAGAATAAAGACTCAATGTCAATGAGGAGTGGACGGAAGAAAGAGGCCCCTGGGCCCCGGGAAGAGCTGAGATCAAGGGGCCGGGCCTCCCCTGGAGGGGTCAGCACGTCCGGCAGTGATGGCAAAGCTGAGAAGTCCAGGCAGACTGCCAAGAAGGTGCGAGTAGAGGAGACCTCTACCCCAAAGGCCAGCAAGCAGGGCCGCAGTGAGGAGATCTCAGAGAGCGAAAGCAAGGAGACCAGTGCACCCAAAAAGACCAAAACTGAGCAGGAGCTCCCTCGACCACAGTCTCCCTCGGATCTGGACAGCTTGGATGGGCGCAGCATTAATGACGATGGCAGCAGTGACCCTAGGGACATAGATCAGGATAACCGAAGCACATCTCCCAGCATCTACAGCCCTGGAAGTGTGGAGAATGACTCCGATTCATCTTCCGGCCTGTCTCAGGGCCCGGCCCGCCCCTACCACCCACCtccactctttcctccttcccctccaccaccAGACAGCACTCCCCGACAGCCAGAGCCCGGCTTTGAACCCCATCCTTCTGTGACACCTACAGGATATCATGCTCCAATGGAGCCACCCACATCTCGATTATTCCAGGGCCCGCCTCctggagcccctcccccacacccacagcTCTACCCTGGGAATGCTGGTGGAGGTGTTTTATCTGGGCCCCCCATGGGTCCCAAAGGGGGAGCAGCTGCCTCTTCAGTGGGTACCCCTAGTGGAGGCAAGCAGcatcccccacccaccaccccaATTCCAATATCAAGCTCCGGGGCCAGTGGTccccctccaacaaagccacctaATGCTccagtgggtggtgggaacttACCTTCTGCTCCACCATCAGCTACTTTCCCCCACGTGACCCCAAACCTGCCTCCTCCACCTGCCCTAAGACCCCTCAACAATGCCTCAGCCTCTCCTCCTGGCATGGGGGCTCAGCCAATCCCTGGGCATCTGCCCTCTCCCCATGCCATGGGTCAGGGTATGAGTGGACTTCCTCCTGGCCCAGAGAAGGGTCCAACTCTggctccctcaccccaccctttacccccagcttcttcctcctctgcccctgGGCCCCCAATGCGGTATCCATATTCATCCTCCAGTAGCTCTGCAGCAGCTTCTTctagttcttcctcctcctcggcCTCCCAGTACCCAGCTTCCCAAGCTCTGCCCAGTTATCCCCATTCCTTCCCTCAGCCCACAAGTATGTCTGTCTCTAATCAGCCACCCAAGTATACCCAGCCTTCCCTCCCATCCCAGGCTGTGTGGAGTCAgggtcctccacctcctcctccctatGGCCGCCTCTTGGCCAACAACAACACCCATCCAGGCCCTTACCCTCCTGCTGGAGGCCAATCCACAGCCCACCCACCAGCCCCTACACATCAccatcaccagcagcagcagccacagccacagcaacAACATCATCCTGGAAACTCCGGGCCCCCTCCACCCGGGGCATATCCTCACCCCCTAGAGAGCAGCAGCTCCCACCATGCACACCCTTACAACATGTCTCCCTCCCTGGGGTCTTTGAGGCCCTACCCACCGGGGCCAGCACACTTGCCTCCTCCTCATGGCCAGGTGTCCTATAGTCAAGCAGGTCCCAATGGCCCCCCAGTTTCCTCCTCTTCCAATGCTTCCGGCTCTTCCTCTCaagcctcctactcctgctcGCACCCCTCCTCATCCCAGGGTTCCCAAGGGGCATCCTACCCCTTCCCACCCGTTCCTCCAGTCACTACTTCCTCAGCTACACTTTCTACTGTCGTTGCTACCGTGGCTTCCTCGCCTGCAGGCTACAAGACGGCCTCACCACCCGGGCCCCCTCAGTACAGCAAGAGAGCCTCATCCCCTGGGTCCTATAAGACCGCCACTCCGCCTGGATACAAACCGGGGTCACCACCCTCCTTTAGAACAGGGACCCCGCCTGGCTTTCGAGGCACCTCTCCGCCAGCAGGCCCAGGGACCTTCAAGCCAGGCTCACCCACTGTGGGGCCAGGGCCCCTGCCACCTGCGGGGCCTTCGAGTTTGTcatctctgcctccaccacccgcGGCCCCAGCGACAGGGCCGCCCCTGACTGCCACGCAGATCAAACAGGAGCCAGCTGAAGAGTATGAAGCCCCCGAGAGTCCGGTGCCCCCGGCCCGAAGCCCCTCGCCCCCTCCCAAGGTGGTGGACGTGCCCAGCCACGCCAGTCAGTCAGCCAGGTTCAATAAGCACCTGGACCGTGGCTTCAACTCGTGCGCGCGCAGCGACCTGTACTTCGTGCCGCTGGAGGGATCCAAGCTGGCCAAGAAGCGCGCGGACCTGGTGGAGAAAGTGCGGCGCGAGGCCGAGCAGCGCGCACGCGAAGAAAAGGAGCGCGAGAAGGAGCGCGAGCGCGAGAAAGAGCGCGAGCTGGAGCGCAGTGTGAAGCTGGCCCAGGAGGGCCGTGCTCCAGTGGAGTGCCCATCTCTGGGTCCAGTGCCCCATCGGCCTCCCTTTGAGCCTGGCAGCGCTGTGGCTACAGTGCCCCCTTACCTGGGTCCTGATACTCCAGCCCTGCGCACTCTCAGTGAATACGCCCGACCTCATGTCATGTCTCCTGGCAATCGCAACCACCCATTCTATGTGCCCTTGGGGGCAGTGGACCCGGGGCTTCTGGGTTACAATGTCCCAGCCCTGTACAGCAGCGACCCAGCTGCCCGCGAAAGGGAGAGGGAAGCCCTTGAACGCGACCTCCGTGACCGGCTCAAGCCTGGCTTTGAGGTGAAGCCTAGTGAGCTGGAACCCCTACATGGGGTCCCCGGGCCAGGCCTGGATCCCTTCCCCCGACATGGGGGCCTGGCTCTACAGCCTGGGCCACCTGGCCTGCATCCCTTCCCGTTTCATCCGAGCCTGGGGCCTCTAGAGCGAGAACGGCTAGCGCTGGCAGCTGGGCCAGCCCTGCGTCCTGACATGTCTTACGCTGAGCGGCTGGCAGCTGAAAGGCAGCATGCAGAAAGGGTGGCAGCCCTGGGCAATGACCCTCTGGCCCGACTGCAGATGCTCAACGTGActccccatcaccaccagcacTCCCACATCCACTCCCACCTTCACCTGCACCAGCAGGATGCCATTCATGCAGCCTCCGCCTCGGTGCACCCTCTCATTGACCCCCTGGCCTCAGGGTCTCACCTTACCCGGATCCCCTACCCAGCTGGGACCCTCCCTAAtccccttcttcctcaccctctgcACGAGAACGAAGTTCTTCGTCACCAGCTCTTTGCTGCTCCTTACCAGGACCTGCCAGCTTCCCTTTCTGCTCCCATGTCAGCAGCTCATCAGCTGCAGGCCATGCACGCCCAGTCAGCTGAGCTGCAGCGCTTGGCACTGGAACAGCAGCAGTGGCTGCACGCCCATCACCCATTGCACAGTGTACCACTGCCCGCCCAGGAGGACTACTACAGTCACCTGAAGAAGGAGAGCGACAACCGCTGTAGAACCTGCGATCCAGAGAGCGCCCACTGCTCTTTCACCCAGACCTTGGAGGACTACTCCACCCTTTTgccgcacccccacccccctaGAGCCGAGGAGAGGATGCTGCCCACTGGCAGAGCTTCTgcagctgggcagagggagggagggaagaagggacagacaAGGTTAAGGCCCAGGGTTGTGTGCAGAGGTGGGAAGTGGCAAGGGTGGGGACAGAAAGTGCACAGTATCTTGGACCAGGTCCCTCTTCCTTATcccctgcttttcttctcctccatgcCCAATCCTTGGTGCCACTGCTCCTCCCCTAACCCattggtgtga